The bacterium sequence CGTTCAACGATCTGACCGCGGCCGGGGCGGACGTCGTCACCGGGGGCAACCACATCTGGCATACCCGCGAAGCGCCGGCGCTGCTCGACGGAGAGCCGCGGCTCCTCCGGCCGGCGAACTATCCCACGGGCGCGCCGGGGCGGGGGGCGGGCGTCTTCGCCGCCGCCGGCGGGACGCGCGTCGGTGTGCTCAACCTCGAAGGCCGCGCGTTCATGCAGCCGCTGCTCTCGCCGTTCGACTGCGCCCGCGAGGAGATCGAACGGCTCCGCACGGAGACGCGCGTGATCTTCGTCGACATGCACGCCGAGGCCACGTCGGAAAAGGCGGCGCTGGCCTGGTATCTCGACGGCCGCGTCTCCGCGGTGGTCGGCACGCATACCCACGTCCAGACCGCGGACGAGCGCGTGCTGCCGGGCGGGACGGCGTTCATCACCGACGCCGGGATGACGGGGCCGCGCGACTCGATCATCGGGATGAGCCGCGAAACCGTGCTGCCGCGGTTCCTCACGCTGCTGCCCGCGCGGTTTGAGGTCGCGTCGGGCCCGGTGCAGTTGAACGGCGTCTTCATCGAGATCGACGCCGAGACCGGGCACGCGACGGCGATCCGCCGCGTGAGCCGCGTCGAAGAGTCGCACGGCGCTAAGTCGTAAGAGGCACGTACGTACGTTCGCCGTCGGGGAGGGATTGTGAACCGGACTCTCGAATCAGCAGGCTTCGCCAGCCACATCGCCGCGCCACAGTCGACGCACTCCCTCGAGGAGGCTCGAAGCATGGACGTGCTCAAGGTCGTTGCGAAGCCTACGACTACCGCCGACGTGCTCAAGGTCGCCGCTAAGTCGAATCCCACCGCCGTCGCGGGCGCCTTGGCCGGCGTCGTGCGCGAGCGCGGGACCGCGGAGCTGCAGGCGATCGGCGCGGCCGCCATCAACCAGGCGATCAAGGCCATCGCGATCGCGCGCGGCTACGTCGCGCCGAGCGGACTCGACCTCGTGTGCGTCCCGGCGTTCGCCGATGTGCAAATCGACGGGCAGGACCGCACCGCGATCAAGCTCATCGTATCGCCCAGGTAGGCGCCCTCGATCTGAAAGTCGATCTCCACACCCACAGCACCGCGTCCGACGGGCTGCTCGCGCCCGCGCGCCTCGTGGTCACGGCGCGCGAACACGGCGTGGGGACGCTGGCTCTCACCGACCACGATACGACGGCCGGGCTCGACGAGGCGCTCGCGGAGGGCCGGCGCATCCACATCGACGTGATTCCCGGCGTCGAGATTAACACCGACGTCGGCGAATACGAGGTGCACATCCTCGGCTACTT is a genomic window containing:
- a CDS encoding stage V sporulation protein S; this encodes MDVLKVVAKPTTTADVLKVAAKSNPTAVAGALAGVVRERGTAELQAIGAAAINQAIKAIAIARGYVAPSGLDLVCVPAFADVQIDGQDRTAIKLIVSPR
- a CDS encoding TIGR00282 family metallophosphoesterase, translated to MNLLFIGDVVGRPGRRAVAQWLPALRRELRADFVIANGENSAGGFGVTPETFNDLTAAGADVVTGGNHIWHTREAPALLDGEPRLLRPANYPTGAPGRGAGVFAAAGGTRVGVLNLEGRAFMQPLLSPFDCAREEIERLRTETRVIFVDMHAEATSEKAALAWYLDGRVSAVVGTHTHVQTADERVLPGGTAFITDAGMTGPRDSIIGMSRETVLPRFLTLLPARFEVASGPVQLNGVFIEIDAETGHATAIRRVSRVEESHGAKS